A region of Streptomyces halobius DNA encodes the following proteins:
- a CDS encoding nuclear transport factor 2-like protein has protein sequence MTQLDPVVQEFVDALNANDQDRFFAALTDDATMSDDGVERNIGQWTESEVFGSNGRLQVESIGDGGTELVADYTNSRWGSMRTSWRFTVRDGKVSRFETGQA, from the coding sequence ATGACTCAGCTAGATCCCGTAGTACAGGAATTCGTGGACGCGCTCAACGCCAACGACCAGGACCGGTTCTTCGCGGCGCTCACCGACGACGCGACCATGTCCGACGACGGCGTGGAACGCAACATCGGCCAGTGGACCGAGTCGGAGGTCTTCGGCAGCAACGGACGCTTGCAGGTCGAGTCCATCGGCGACGGCGGCACCGAACTCGTTGCCGACTACACCAATTCCCGCTGGGGCTCGATGCGCACCAGCTGGCGGTTCACCGTGCGCGACGGCAAGGTCAGCCGATTCGAGACCGGTCAGGCTTGA